One region of Maylandia zebra isolate NMK-2024a linkage group LG10, Mzebra_GT3a, whole genome shotgun sequence genomic DNA includes:
- the plp1b gene encoding proteolipid protein 1b isoform X1 gives MFPVRQPWLCKALGCYDCCIRCIGAVPYPSLVATLLCYAGMALFCGCGHEALTQTEVLVETYFARNIQDYVVMASFIKYFQYVIYGLASFFFLYGILLLAEGFYTTSAVKQTFGEFRSTQCGRCLSLTFIIVTYILAFIWLAVFAFSAIPVFFLFNMEQTCHTVNILSESTPSINQHGWICMDARQYGLLPWNAMPGKSCGTTLAAICKTSEFYVTYDLYIAAFAGAGITLLALFLYLVATTYNYAVLRFLGRKGIR, from the exons ATGTTTCCGGTCAGGCAGCCTTGGCTTTGCAAAGCCTTAG GTTGCTATGATTGCTGTATCCGGTGCATTGGGGCAGTGCCCTACCCATCCCTGGTGGCCACCTTGCTGTGCTATGCTGGCATGGCATTATTTTGTGGCTGCGGGCACGAAGCGCTGACCCAAACCGAAGTCCTCGTTGAGACTTACTTTGCCCGCAACATTCAGGACTATGTGGTCATGGCCTCTTT TATCAAATACTTCCAGTACGTGATCTATGGtctggcttcatttttcttcctctaTGGTATCCTGCTACTGGCTGAGGGCTTCTACACAACAAGTGCTGTCAAACAGACCTTCGGCGAATTCAGGAGTACCCAGTGCGGCCGCTGCCTCAGCCTGACG TTCATCATAGTGACGTACATCTTGGCCTTCATCTGGCTGGCGGTGTTTGCCTTCAGTGCTATCCCAGTCTTCTTCTTGTTCAATATGGAGCAGACCTGCCACACCGTCAACATCCTGTCTGAATCAACCCCCAGCATTAATCAGCATGGCTGGATCTGCATGGACGCCAGGCAGTATG GTCTGCTTCCTTGGAATGCAATGCCAGGCAAGTCTTGTGGGACAACCTTAGCAGCAATCTGCAAAACTAGTGAA TTCTATGTCACATATGACTTGTACATAGCTGCATTTGCCGGTGCTGGGATCACTCTGTTAGCACTG TTCCTGTATCTGGTTGCCACCACCTACAACTACGCAGTTCTGCGGTTCCTGGGCAGAAAAGGCATTCGCTAA
- the si:dkey-125i10.3 gene encoding uncharacterized protein si:dkey-125i10.3, whose translation MSKDINRSQVLQNIRVRSTLKKDGSWIQRSNDAKKEQDTAGTNTDVETKPIPARSSQVRLAARRFEAIDPPPSSPLQKAEVISSEGNSANQASAENISAPKDTRPEGSTVKIEPQPPTKAPIQNINAQPEKTFTEATAENTEQHADAPADTCHNEDKASADADVKNPPAEISAAEGTVRESSESKSTAGVSGESVIKTEPPNTTNLEHAGVNMYGPPALATSGKEASLQGGVETPAVSDATPEEETALQHSTISVTDTLPAPSSQSDADTAKGVEFKVECAPPSEPVFKSGTEEAVEREDEGTVVEQSFDPTPKTAADCDKELNIEDALDQVAASDAEGVLDNTEHAAIRLTDASDVETAKAEAVPKPVEDPRQPHSEDFKPNQKCDDSHISDVSQKPAEDVNSTKTLNKPIHGKSPCYFCNQIINGNVKIMFSEPSINCHPDCLKCGVCARALGDMLTPMFLKDQVIQCGVCFSKAVKK comes from the exons ATGTCAAAAG atATTAACAGAAGCCAGGTGCTTCAAAACATCAGGGTGCGGTCTACATTAAAAAAGGACGGCAGCTGGATCCAAAGATCAAATGATGCCAAGAAAGAACAAGACACAGCGGG AACGAACACAGATGTGGAAACTAAACCTATTCCAGCTAGGAGTTCACAAGTCCGGTTGGCAGCCAGGAGATTTGA AGCAATAGATCCTCCACCAAGTTCTCCTCTTCAAAAGGCAGAGGTCATTTCATCTGAAGG GAATTCAGCTAATCAGGCAAGTGCTGAAAATATTTCAGCTCCGAAAGACACTCGGCCTGAAGGCTCAACAGTGAAGATAGA GCCTCAACCCCCCACAAAAGCACCTATTCAAAATATTAATGCACAGCCAGAAAAGACATTTACTGAAGCAACTGCAGAAAACACGGAACAACATGCTGATGCACCAGCTGACACCTGTCACAATGAGGATAAGGCCTCCGCAGATGCTGATGTGAAAAATCCCCCTGCAGAAATCTCTGCTGCGGAAGGCACAGTGAGAGAGAGTAGTGAGAGTAAAAGCACCGCTGGAGTCTCTGGAGAATCTGTAATCAAAACAGAACCGCCGAATACAACTAATTTAGAGCACGCAGGAGTAAACATGTATGGACCACCTGCTTTGGCAACATCGGGAAAAGAAGCTTCTCTCCAAGGCGGTGTGGAAACACCCGCTGTAAGTGATGCAACACCAGAAGAAGAAACTGCTCTACAACACAGCACCATATCAGTCACCGACACTCTGCCTGCACCATCTAGTCAATCCGATGCTGACACTGCCAAGGGTGTGGAGTTTAAAGTCGAGTGTGCACCACCCTCTGAGCCGGTTTTTAAAAGCGGAACTGAAGAGGCGGTTGAGCGCGAAGATGAAGGCACTGTTGTTGAACAAAGTTTTGATCCAACACCTAAGacagcagcagactgtgacaaagAGTTGAACATTGAAGATGCCCTTGACCAAGTAGCTGCTTCAGATGCAGAAGGTGTTTTGGATAACACAGAGCACGCAGCTATTAGACTGACTGATGCTTCAGATGTGGAGACGGCCAAGGCTGAAGCTGTTCCTAAACCTGTGGAAGATCCAAGACAACCCCACTCTGAGGACttcaaaccaaaccaaaagtGTGATGATAGCCATAT TTCTGATGTGTCTCAAAAGCCTGCAGAGGACGTAAACTCAACAAAAACTCTGAATAAGCCCAT TCATGGCAAATCTCCTTGTTACTTCTGCAACCAAATCATTAATGGAAATGTCAAGATCATGTTCAGTGAGCCCTCGATAAACTGCCACCCAGACTGTTTAaag TGCGGGGTTTGTGCTAGGGCCCTTGGAGATATGCTGACCCCCATGTTTTTGAAGGACCAAGTGATCCAGTGTGGAGTGTGTTTTTCAAAAGCGGTTAAGAAATGA
- the si:rp71-1d10.8 gene encoding uncharacterized protein si:rp71-1d10.8 encodes MPSRNHLDKIGRKKKKRWTEDAMERALIEVKSGRCTVRQAAKEFGVPKSSLGDRVSGRVTPGSRSGPAQLITSADEELLVEFSLYMSRHGFPLTKQQLVSFASSIYKRQHRRVAFSKLGQTWWLNFRKRQEKNITIQPADNVVRGRTVSVRKEAVDQFFHLLRTVVDAHELIDKPHQIFNCNDTDFQLSRKRVTLPKSVGLGYKPAPGSRDHVSVLACFNAVGEDIPPFIIYSKAYPGGVCYKTQGPPNALYGWSDSGCINSDLFKKWFLKHFLVHAPKERPLLLIFDGHKSPVNLEVVETARKEDVILLCLPPHCSHILQPLNDGLFVVLKQHFASFLGDGYTTDTHFAVSKKEFSGVFKGTYQVAKEEEGVRIVKEGFRKSGIYPLNPFTICDRHMISAHHPGQIAAPSLSTPVPGVHTVGDLTDAGPSS; translated from the coding sequence ATGCCATCGAGAAATCACCTTGATAAAATcgggaggaagaaaaagaagaggtgGACAGAGGACGCCATGGAGCGTGCACTGATAGAGGTCAAGTCAGGCAGGTGCACAGTGAGACAAGCCGCCAAGGAGTTTGGAGTCCCTAAATCTTCACTGGGGGACAGAGTCAGTGGACGGGTGACCCCTGGGAGCCGTAGTGGCCCGGCTCAGCTTATAACATCTGCTGATGAGGAGTTGTTGGTCGAGTTCTCCTTATACATGTCCAGGCATGGATTCCCACTTACAAAGCAGCAGCTGGTGTCCTTCGCATCGTCAATTTATAAGCGGCAACACCGGAGGGTGGCATTTTCCAAACTGGGCCAGACATGGTGGCTCAATTTTAGaaagagacaagagaaaaacatcACTATTCAGCCAGCAGACAATGTTGTCCGTGGGAGGACTGTGTCAGTGAGAAAGGAAGCAGTAGATCAGTTTTTTCACCTCCTGAGGACTGTTGTAGATGCTCATGAGCTCATAGACAAGCCTCACCAAATTTTCAACTGCAATGACACAGACTTTCAGCTGAGTAGGAAGAGGGTGACTCTCCCCAAATCTGTCGGTCTAGGCTACAAGCCAGCGCCAGGCTCCAGGGACCATGTCTCCGTCTTGGCTTGCTTTAATGCGGTTGGAGAGGACATCCCCCCATTTATAATCTACTCAAAGGCCTATCCAGGGGGAGTATGCTACAAGACACAAGGACCACCGAATGCCCTATACGGGTGGTCAGACTCGGGATGTATCAATTCAGACCTCTTTAAGAAATGGTTCCTCAAACATTTTCTCGTGCACGCACCAAAGGAGCGTCCACTGCTGCTGATTTTCGATGGCCACAAGTCACCCGTGAACCTGGAGGTGGTGGAAACAGCTCGTAAGGAGGATGTCATTCTTCTGTGCCTCCCACCTCATTGCTCCCACATCCTCCAGCCACTCAATGACGGTCTCTTTGTGGTCCTCAAGCAGCACTTTGCTTCATTCCTAGGCGACGGCTACACTACTGACACCCACTTTGCAGTTAGCAAAAAGGAGTTCTCAGGGGTTTTCAAAGGAACATATCAGGTAGcaaaggaggaggaaggtgtGAGAATTGTGAAGGAAGGCTTTAGGAAATCTGGGATCTACCCACTGAACCCCTTCACCATCTGTGACAGACACATGATATCAGCCCACCACCCTGGCCAGATAGCTGCACCCTCCTTGTCAACACCAGTGCCGGGAGTGCACACTGTAGGAGACCTCACAGATGCTGGGCCGTCTTCCTAA
- the mtmr2 gene encoding phosphatidylinositol-3,5-bisphosphate 3-phosphatase MTMR2 isoform X1 codes for MEKSGSVDSLGSKRSSSRQPSVDSLSSTSTSRSDRSAQAKPPSAMSSDSVSTSAEFSPELRVKPKISAKQAIRDSDKEELQLLPNETVQDMAQDVTYFCPFTGALRGTVTVTNYRLFFKSMDRDSTFMLDLPLGVVSRVERIGNASSRDVSYGLVCKDVRNLRFAHKQMEDTLRKSIFEVLMKFAFPVSNGLQIFAFEYGQVFPENGWKVYDALSEYKRQGIPNESWRITKVNDHYELCDTYPSTLAVPVNIPDEELKRVAAFRAKGRIPVLSWIHPESQATVTRCSQPMVGVNGKRSKEDEKYLQAIMDANAQSHKLFIFDARPSVNAAANKMKGGGYESEDAYQNAELVFLDIHNIHVMRESLRKLKEVVYPNIEDSHWLSNLESTHWLEHIKLILAGALRIADKVESGKTSVVVHCSDGWDRTAQLTSLSMLMLDGYYRTIRGFEVLLEKEWLSFGHRFQLRIGHGDKNHTDADRSPVFIQFIDCVWQLTRQFPAAFEFNDYFLVTILDHLYSCLFGTFLCNSEQQRLKEEIPKRTVSLWSYINSQLEDFTNPLYVNYSNHVLFPAVSLRHLELWVGYYIRWNPRMRPQEPIHQRYKELLAKRAELQKRVDELQREVANRSASSASERPGSPTRSITPVQTFV; via the exons ATGGAGAAGAGCGGGAGTGTCGACAGCTTGGGCTCGAAGCGCTCCTCTTCCCGACAGCCGAGTGTAGATTCATTGTCCAG CACTTCCACCTCTCGCTCTGACCGCTCTGCCCAGGCCAAACCACCATCTGCTATGTCCTCGGATTCTGTGTCCACCTCTGCAGAGTTTTCCCCAGAGCTCAGG GTCAAGCCCAAAATATCTGCCAAG CAGGCCATCAGAGATTCAGACAAAGAAGAACTGCAGTTGCTTCCAAATGAAACCGTGCAAGACATGG CCCAAGATGTCACCTACTTCTGTCCCTTCACTGGAGCACTGAGGGGAACTGTGACTGTCACCAACTACAGGCTATTCTTTAAATCTATGGACAGG GACTCAACATTTATGTTGGACTTGCCACTTGGGGTGGTGAGTCGCGTGGAAAGGATTGGAAACGCTTCGAGTCGCGATGTGTCCTATGGGCTGGTGTGCAAA GATGTTCGTAATCTACGATTTGCACACAAACAGATGGAGGACACCCTCAGGAAGTCCATTTTTGAAGTGCTGATGAAATTCGCTTTTCCTGTTTCCAATGGGCTG CAAATCTTTGCCTTTGAATATGGGCAGGTGTttcctgaaaatggatggaaggTGTATGATGCTCTCTCAGAGTATAAAAGACAG GGTATACCCAATGAAAGCTGGAGGATAACTAAAGTAAACGATCACTATGAGCTGTGCGACACGTACCCATCAACACTGGCAGTGCCTGTTAACATACCAGACGAGGAGCTGAAAAGAGTCGCTGCCTTCCGAGCAAAGGGAAGGATACCG GTGTTGTCATGGATCCATCCAGAGAGCCAGGCAACAGTGACACGCTGCAGTCAGCCGATGGTTGGGGTGAACGGGAAGCGCAGCAAAGAGGATGAGAAATACCTGCAGGCGATCATGGATGCTAATGCTCAGTCACATAAACTCTTCATTTTTGATGCCAGACCCAGCGTCAACGCTGCTGCCAACAAG ATGAAAGGGGGTGGATATGAAAGCGAGGATGCCTATCAAAACGCTGAGCTGGTTTTCTTGGATATTCACAATATCCACGTGATGAGGGAGTCGCTCCGCAAGCTGAAGGAAGTTGTCTACCCCAATATCGAGGACTCCCACTGGCTCTCCAATCTGGAGTCCACTCATTGGCTTGAGCACATCAAG CTGATCCTGGCTGGAGCGCTGAGGATCGCAGACAAAGTGGAGTCAGGGAAAACGTCGGTTGTGGTGCACTGCAGCGACGGCTGGGACCGCACGGCTCAGCTCACCTCCTTGTCTATGCTCATGTTGGATGGTTACTACCGCACCATTCGCGGCTTTGAAGTGCTGCTTGAGAAAGAGTGGCTGAGCTTTGGTCATCGCTTCCAACTG CGCATTGGTCACGGAGATAAGAACCACACGGATGCAGATCGCTCACctgttttcattcagtttatTGATTGTGTCTGGCAGTTAACTCGTCAG ttTCCTGCCGCCTTTGAGTTTAATGATTACTTCCTGGTGACcatcctggatcacctgtacaGCTGCCTTTTTGGGACATTCTTGTGCAACAGTGAACAGCAGAGGTTAAAAGAA GAGATTCCCAAGAGGACAGTCTCATTGTGGTCATATATTAACAGCCAGCTGGAGGACTTCACCAATCCTTTGTATGTGAACTACTCTAACCATGTACTGTTCCCAGCAGTCAGCTTACGCCACCTGGAGCTTTGGGTTGGCTACTACATTCGCTGGAACCCACGCATGAGACCTCAG GAACCAATTCATCAGCGCTACAAGGAGCTATTAGCAAAGCGCGCCGAGCTGCAGAAAAGGGTAGACGAATTACAGCGAGAGGTGGCCAATCGCTCAGCTTCCTCCGCCTCTGAGCGGCCAGGCTCGCCCACACGCTCCATCACTCCAGTGCAGACCTTTGTTTGA
- the mtmr2 gene encoding phosphatidylinositol-3,5-bisphosphate 3-phosphatase MTMR2 isoform X2, with product MEKSGSVDSLGSKRSSSRQPSVDSLSSTSTSRSDRSAQAKPPSAMSSDSVSTSAEFSPELRVKPKISAKAIRDSDKEELQLLPNETVQDMAQDVTYFCPFTGALRGTVTVTNYRLFFKSMDRDSTFMLDLPLGVVSRVERIGNASSRDVSYGLVCKDVRNLRFAHKQMEDTLRKSIFEVLMKFAFPVSNGLQIFAFEYGQVFPENGWKVYDALSEYKRQGIPNESWRITKVNDHYELCDTYPSTLAVPVNIPDEELKRVAAFRAKGRIPVLSWIHPESQATVTRCSQPMVGVNGKRSKEDEKYLQAIMDANAQSHKLFIFDARPSVNAAANKMKGGGYESEDAYQNAELVFLDIHNIHVMRESLRKLKEVVYPNIEDSHWLSNLESTHWLEHIKLILAGALRIADKVESGKTSVVVHCSDGWDRTAQLTSLSMLMLDGYYRTIRGFEVLLEKEWLSFGHRFQLRIGHGDKNHTDADRSPVFIQFIDCVWQLTRQFPAAFEFNDYFLVTILDHLYSCLFGTFLCNSEQQRLKEEIPKRTVSLWSYINSQLEDFTNPLYVNYSNHVLFPAVSLRHLELWVGYYIRWNPRMRPQEPIHQRYKELLAKRAELQKRVDELQREVANRSASSASERPGSPTRSITPVQTFV from the exons ATGGAGAAGAGCGGGAGTGTCGACAGCTTGGGCTCGAAGCGCTCCTCTTCCCGACAGCCGAGTGTAGATTCATTGTCCAG CACTTCCACCTCTCGCTCTGACCGCTCTGCCCAGGCCAAACCACCATCTGCTATGTCCTCGGATTCTGTGTCCACCTCTGCAGAGTTTTCCCCAGAGCTCAGG GTCAAGCCCAAAATATCTGCCAAG GCCATCAGAGATTCAGACAAAGAAGAACTGCAGTTGCTTCCAAATGAAACCGTGCAAGACATGG CCCAAGATGTCACCTACTTCTGTCCCTTCACTGGAGCACTGAGGGGAACTGTGACTGTCACCAACTACAGGCTATTCTTTAAATCTATGGACAGG GACTCAACATTTATGTTGGACTTGCCACTTGGGGTGGTGAGTCGCGTGGAAAGGATTGGAAACGCTTCGAGTCGCGATGTGTCCTATGGGCTGGTGTGCAAA GATGTTCGTAATCTACGATTTGCACACAAACAGATGGAGGACACCCTCAGGAAGTCCATTTTTGAAGTGCTGATGAAATTCGCTTTTCCTGTTTCCAATGGGCTG CAAATCTTTGCCTTTGAATATGGGCAGGTGTttcctgaaaatggatggaaggTGTATGATGCTCTCTCAGAGTATAAAAGACAG GGTATACCCAATGAAAGCTGGAGGATAACTAAAGTAAACGATCACTATGAGCTGTGCGACACGTACCCATCAACACTGGCAGTGCCTGTTAACATACCAGACGAGGAGCTGAAAAGAGTCGCTGCCTTCCGAGCAAAGGGAAGGATACCG GTGTTGTCATGGATCCATCCAGAGAGCCAGGCAACAGTGACACGCTGCAGTCAGCCGATGGTTGGGGTGAACGGGAAGCGCAGCAAAGAGGATGAGAAATACCTGCAGGCGATCATGGATGCTAATGCTCAGTCACATAAACTCTTCATTTTTGATGCCAGACCCAGCGTCAACGCTGCTGCCAACAAG ATGAAAGGGGGTGGATATGAAAGCGAGGATGCCTATCAAAACGCTGAGCTGGTTTTCTTGGATATTCACAATATCCACGTGATGAGGGAGTCGCTCCGCAAGCTGAAGGAAGTTGTCTACCCCAATATCGAGGACTCCCACTGGCTCTCCAATCTGGAGTCCACTCATTGGCTTGAGCACATCAAG CTGATCCTGGCTGGAGCGCTGAGGATCGCAGACAAAGTGGAGTCAGGGAAAACGTCGGTTGTGGTGCACTGCAGCGACGGCTGGGACCGCACGGCTCAGCTCACCTCCTTGTCTATGCTCATGTTGGATGGTTACTACCGCACCATTCGCGGCTTTGAAGTGCTGCTTGAGAAAGAGTGGCTGAGCTTTGGTCATCGCTTCCAACTG CGCATTGGTCACGGAGATAAGAACCACACGGATGCAGATCGCTCACctgttttcattcagtttatTGATTGTGTCTGGCAGTTAACTCGTCAG ttTCCTGCCGCCTTTGAGTTTAATGATTACTTCCTGGTGACcatcctggatcacctgtacaGCTGCCTTTTTGGGACATTCTTGTGCAACAGTGAACAGCAGAGGTTAAAAGAA GAGATTCCCAAGAGGACAGTCTCATTGTGGTCATATATTAACAGCCAGCTGGAGGACTTCACCAATCCTTTGTATGTGAACTACTCTAACCATGTACTGTTCCCAGCAGTCAGCTTACGCCACCTGGAGCTTTGGGTTGGCTACTACATTCGCTGGAACCCACGCATGAGACCTCAG GAACCAATTCATCAGCGCTACAAGGAGCTATTAGCAAAGCGCGCCGAGCTGCAGAAAAGGGTAGACGAATTACAGCGAGAGGTGGCCAATCGCTCAGCTTCCTCCGCCTCTGAGCGGCCAGGCTCGCCCACACGCTCCATCACTCCAGTGCAGACCTTTGTTTGA
- the cwc15 gene encoding protein CWC15 homolog produces MTTAARPTFEPARGGRGKGEGDLSALSKQYSSRDLPGHTKIKYRQPTQDAPEEVRARDFRRELEERERVAVREKTRERGPREHTTSSSSSSSSSKRPRLDQIPAANLDADDPLTDDDEDEDSDEDSDDDDTAALLAELEKIKKERAEEQERKEREQKAEEERIRMENILSGNPLINLAGQQQQNQNQNSFRVKRRWDDDVVFKNCAKGVDEARKEKRFVNDTLRSEFHKKFMEKYVK; encoded by the exons ATGACTACAGCTGCAAGACCAACATTTGAGCCGGCAAGAGGAGGGAGGGGTAAAGGAGAAGGTGATTTGAGTGCTCTCTCCAAGCAGTACTCCAGTCGAGATCTTCCAGGTCACACAAAGATCAAGTACAG GCAGCCTACCCAGGATGCCCCCGAGGAGGTCCGTGCCCGTGACTTTCGCAGAGAGCTGGAGGAGAGGGAGCGTGTAGCAGTACGTGAAAAGACCAGAGAGAGGGGACCAAGAG AGCAcaccacatcatcatcatcttcttcatcatcttcaAAGAGGCCAAGACTGGATCAGATTCCAGCTGCTAACCTTGATGCTGATGATCCTCTCACTGAT gaTGATGAGGACGAGGACTCTGATGAagatagtgatgatgatgacactGCAGCTCTTTTGGCTGAATTGGAGAAGATTAAAAAAGAGCGTGCTGAAGAGCAAGAACGCAAA GAACGAGAGCAAAaggcagaggaggagagaaTTCGAATGGAAAATATCTTGAGCGGCAATCCACTGATTAATTTGGCTGGACAGCAGCAACAGAACCAGAACCAGAATTCATTCAGAGTCAAGAGAAG GTGGGATGATGACGTAGTGTTCAAGAATTGTGCCAAAGGAGTGGACGAAGCACGGAAGGAGAAACGCTTTGTGAATGACACACTGCGCTCTGAATTTCACAAGAAATTTATGGAGAAATATGTAAAGTAG
- the plp1b gene encoding proteolipid protein 1b isoform X2 — MGCYDCCIRCIGAVPYPSLVATLLCYAGMALFCGCGHEALTQTEVLVETYFARNIQDYVVMASFIKYFQYVIYGLASFFFLYGILLLAEGFYTTSAVKQTFGEFRSTQCGRCLSLTFIIVTYILAFIWLAVFAFSAIPVFFLFNMEQTCHTVNILSESTPSINQHGWICMDARQYGLLPWNAMPGKSCGTTLAAICKTSEFYVTYDLYIAAFAGAGITLLALFLYLVATTYNYAVLRFLGRKGIR, encoded by the exons ATGG GTTGCTATGATTGCTGTATCCGGTGCATTGGGGCAGTGCCCTACCCATCCCTGGTGGCCACCTTGCTGTGCTATGCTGGCATGGCATTATTTTGTGGCTGCGGGCACGAAGCGCTGACCCAAACCGAAGTCCTCGTTGAGACTTACTTTGCCCGCAACATTCAGGACTATGTGGTCATGGCCTCTTT TATCAAATACTTCCAGTACGTGATCTATGGtctggcttcatttttcttcctctaTGGTATCCTGCTACTGGCTGAGGGCTTCTACACAACAAGTGCTGTCAAACAGACCTTCGGCGAATTCAGGAGTACCCAGTGCGGCCGCTGCCTCAGCCTGACG TTCATCATAGTGACGTACATCTTGGCCTTCATCTGGCTGGCGGTGTTTGCCTTCAGTGCTATCCCAGTCTTCTTCTTGTTCAATATGGAGCAGACCTGCCACACCGTCAACATCCTGTCTGAATCAACCCCCAGCATTAATCAGCATGGCTGGATCTGCATGGACGCCAGGCAGTATG GTCTGCTTCCTTGGAATGCAATGCCAGGCAAGTCTTGTGGGACAACCTTAGCAGCAATCTGCAAAACTAGTGAA TTCTATGTCACATATGACTTGTACATAGCTGCATTTGCCGGTGCTGGGATCACTCTGTTAGCACTG TTCCTGTATCTGGTTGCCACCACCTACAACTACGCAGTTCTGCGGTTCCTGGGCAGAAAAGGCATTCGCTAA